Within the Maribacter sp. BPC-D8 genome, the region ACGGGCGAAAATGTGTTTGCGGATGAATGTCCCAAACGTAAAAATATTTGCGGATAAGTTGGCTTCGAATAATATAGAAGTGGACTATCAAGAACATTCTTGGGGTACAATTGCAAAGTTCCGAGACCCTGATGGTAATTTATGTGCATTTAAAGATAGTTCAAAATTTGAAAAACAAATCTTGGATTTTAAGTAAATAGACTAATAGGAACGGAAAACCGAATTTAGGATACAACCTATAAAAAATAAAGCAAAACAAAAAGCTTAGCTACATTGGCAGACCTGCCTTATGGCAGGCAGATGGAAATCAAAAATTTCCTCGCCTGCGTACTACGCTCAGCTAATTCACTTTTTTAATAAGTAGGCGCATATGAAAAATATTTCCCCGTTTTTAATT harbors:
- a CDS encoding VOC family protein, with product MEFDRTGIILYTLKYKSCVEFYENILGLKKMFESKNLTCYEFGQAYLMVELDDEYNGQKKLKERAKMCLRMNVPNVKIFADKLASNNIEVDYQEHSWGTIAKFRDPDGNLCAFKDSSKFEKQILDFK